From Rhodamnia argentea isolate NSW1041297 chromosome 10, ASM2092103v1, whole genome shotgun sequence, a single genomic window includes:
- the LOC115742732 gene encoding uncharacterized protein LOC115742732 isoform X2, producing MQGPGDEADTNSKENSVVNQVPSPDVQGFGGPSMSQKKVNTIAESGTCNVCSAPCTSCMHLNQVLMGSKRKEYSDETCLDGIASQYSANDCDVSRPFSGASEHSPQGTADETSHPQGFNSGYSCDDTKSKPASTDASGALEDVLTVRKLFDRAKLSEIYLPPKPWSSSVEINTVNEDSKPVEGQDDNISCVSSGNDLNSRVNNDDSYLDRKVAPASSVSSGNLYPEGTRVSIQGAGSERDDHEIPLGDVKSLNEDNQVKKLTETLETPDVPGPSPRPLPEDESEGSDILEQDVKVCDICGDAGREDLLAICSRCSDGAEHTYCMREMLQKVPESDWVCEECKSADETENQKPGIEGKTSSRVTSASQVPDKSFGENIEVSPTVKGPGSSKLCGSTRRVTSSRDSCFKNIDKGKAKLARQMSCMNSVQDFPEGARSPLPSNLQSKGTLLKSKSFNAFISKPKVKVIDEGMIQKHKGIRENASFISKEGPTKPISKSMSFKHANPGRSVAVDAKVKMLPTKLTHAQNPKGSKNLKEGSVFDRTSLRKLDRNSSSLTRDSCTPSTPNSDHKLTSCGEPLQGTLLSNNRDPKLEQSDVKSAILVKTAEYKSNQLDQKEEPLTSSSRTVEKHCIEGHGLRQDGLSRSKGLTNHTDKARDCTVSRPKQPVISGSRSIFCQKCKEVGHDTESCPCSSLQVGMDVSMTRSTKEEMYNSSKIKTPITSAMLKKPGIYRRNKGPEKSEDLSVSNPTHVDPLSFPDVSRKVMSADGPCEGQAIRQSCTSDSRLQMIGNNAMQLTGPQIGATSLKGANLDFTRDSEGSSSSKFPCASFLQSAICRISVIPEHECIWKGSFEVCRGSQQPDFCGGLQAHLSTLASPRVLEMVKKFSNKILLSEVPRMCTWPTQFYDCGAQDDNIALYFFAEDPESYERSYKGLLEKMIKSDLALKGNFDGVELLIFPSNQLPEKSQRWNTLFYLWGVFRGRSVSGLDQDSVFSLKSSTSTSNVVLPEKDIPPPVVSTTNKLSLPKCNGGNLPPCGKSCKLSSPSRIPSLTSSQITQSSMAVNGICRAKDCSVDNMCTCLKEVSIREDSGHDSCNLHGSFTSSDWSKQQKKCPQISQNEVCGSDAVVPMELQHYVKTGAHSCTKDDNMLMQRDTSLNRQGSLSRSLLGGIRNSREQEMHGTGNEVKLDKVLKEEDRLMDRGAALEVEPMALDVLKDLQHEKKRRHSDLVETASQTSSGTSATVAWNNVISENVKVECVNKKQKTDCSEIYEASRSIDANLVDGFASQKSAQDSNLAVVKKVHDEVCDESINLENIGTAERFFFPVVASHAKDLTSGESSMPWKTLPSPFPARSHDGVPNLDLALGAKAKSSNKGLLPLWVGVADKSDSHPEAVAAQEEDPVSGSLSLSLSFPFPDSDKGFKPVPEAEQLLPESHHVNTSLLLFGDFSDK from the exons ATGCAAGGGCCTGGGGACGAGGCCGACACTAATTCTAAAGAGAATTCGGTGGTTAATCAG GTACCATCTCCAGATGTCCAAGGATTTGGTGGGCCTTCCATGAGTCAGAAGAAAGTCAATACTATAGCAGAGTCTGGTACCTGTAATGTGTGCTCTGCTCCTTGCACATCTTGTATGCATCTTAATCAAGTCCTTATGGGATCCAAAAGGAAGGAATATTCTGATGAAACCTGTCTCGATGGCATAGCCAGCCAGTATTCTGCTAATGACTGTGATGTTTCACGGCCTTTTAGTGGCGCATCAGAACACAGCCCACAAGGCACTGCTGATGAAACAAGTCATCCACAGGGGTTCAATTCTGGGTATTCTTGTGATGATACTAAAAGCAAACCTGCTTCAACTGATGCTTCTGGCGCTTTAGAAGATGTTTTGACAGTACGCAAGTTATTTGACAGGGCAAAGCTTTCTGAAATTTATCTGCCTCCTAAACCATGGTCTAGTTCCGTTGAGATAAATACTGTAAACGAGGATTCCAAGCCAGTGGAAGGCCAAGATGATAATATATCCTGTGTTAGCAGCGGCAACGATCTAAACTCCAGGGTTAATAATGATGATTCCTATCTAGACAGAAAAGTTGCTCCCGCTAGTTCGGTTTCAAGTGGCAATTTGTATCCAGAAGGAACTAGAGTATCAATTCAAGGAGCTGGAAGTGAAAGAGATGATCATGAAATTCCATTAGGAGATGTAAAATCTCTTAATGAAGATAACCAGGTCAAAAAGTTAACTGAAACACTTGAGACCCCTGATGTGCCGGGCCCTTCACCACGACCTCTGCCTGAGGATGAGAGTGAAGGATCGGATATTCTGGAGCAGGAT GTCAAAGTTTGCGATATCTGCGGGGATGCAGGTCGGGAGGATCTACTTGCTATATGTAGTAGGTGTAGTGATGGTGCAGAACACAC CTATTGCATGCGAGAAATGCTTCAAAAGGTCCCAGAAAGTGACTGGGTGTGTGAAGAATGCAAGTCAGCTGATGAGACTGAAAACCAGAAGCCAG GTATTGAGGGGAAAACATCGTCTAGAGTCACTTCTGCTTCACAAGTCCCTGATAAAAGTTTTGGTGAAAATATTGAAGTCTCTCCAACTGTTAAAGGACCAGGATCATCAAAGTTGTGTGGCTCTACTAGAAGAGTCACATCATCGCGCGATTCTTGCTTCAAGAATATTGACAAGGGAAAAGCGAAGCTAGCTCGTCAAATGTCATGCATGAATTCTGTTCAAGACTTCCCAGAGGGTGCACGCTCCCCCCTGCCTTCCAACCTTCAATCGAAAG gtACTTTATTGAAGTCCAAATCATTTAATGCCTTCATTTCGAAGCCAAAAGTTAAAGTAATCGACGAAGGAATGATTCAGAAGCACAAAGGCATAAGGGAGAATGCTTCATTCATTTCAAAGGAAGGGCCTACCAAACCAATAAGCAAATCAATGTCATTCAAACACGCAAATCCAGGCCGCTCAGTTGCTGTTGATGCCAAAGTTAAAATGCTTCCAACTAAACTCACTCATGCTCAGAACCCAAAAGGATCTAAGAATCTCAAAGAAGGGAGCGTGTTTGACAGGACGAGTTTACGTAAGTTAGACCGGAATTCCTCAAGTCTAACAAGGGACAGTTGTACTCCCTCTACACCTAATTCTGATCACAAGCTTACATCTTGTGGGGAACCTTTACAAGGCACACTTCTGAGCAATAACCGAGATCCAAAGCTTGAACAGTCTGATGTTAAATCGGCTATTTTGGTTAAGACTGCTG AGTACAAGTCAAATCAGCTTGATCAGAAGGAAGAACCCTTGACTAGTTCTTCTCGGACTGTCGAGAAACATTGTATTGAAGGCCATGGGCTTCGACAAGATGGGTTATCTCGCTCAAAGGGCTTGACAAATCACACCGACAAAGCCCGGGATTGTACTGTTAGTCGCCCGAAGCAGCCAGTTATAAGTGGCTCAAGAAGCATTTTCTGTCAAAAATGTAAAGAAGTTGGTCATGATACAGAGTCTTGCCCTTGTAGTAGCTTGCAGGTTGGAATGGACGTTTCAATGACCAGAAGCACGAAAGAGGAGATGTACAACAGTAGTAAGATTAAAACTCCCATAACATCTGCTATGCTGAAAAAGCCTGGAATATATAGAAGAAACAAAGGACCTGAGAAATCTGAGGATTTGTCTGTGTCTAACCCCACCCACGTGGATCCCTTATCATTTCCAGACGTCTCTAGGAAAGTTATGTCTGCTGACGGGCCATGTGAAGGGCAGGCAATTCGTCAAAGCTGTACTTCTGATTCCCGCTTGCAGATGATTGGCAATAATGCGATGCAGCTGACTGGGCCACAAATAGGAGCTACTTCCTTAAAAGGAGCGAATTTAGATTTTACTAGGGACTCTGAGGGGAGTTCTTCAAGCAAATTTCCTTGTGCTTCGTTTCTGCAGTCTGCTATTTGCAGGATATCAGTTATTCCAGAGCATGAGTGTATCTGGAA AGGGAGTTTTGAGGTGTGCAGAGGCAGTCAGCAGCCAGATTTTTGTGGAGGACTTCAAGCACATCTGTCTACTTTGGCTTCACCTAGGGTTCTTGAAATGGTGAAGAAGttctcaaataaaattttattgagCGAAGTACCTCGAATGTGTACCTGGCCAACCCAATTTTATGATTGTGGTGCTCAAGATGATAATATTGCGCTTTACTTTTTTGCTGAGGATCCTGAGAG TTATGAGAGGAGCTACAAAGGTCTTTTGGAGAAGATGATCAAGAGTGATTTAGCTTTGAAAGGAAATTTTGATGGTGTTGAACTGCTGATTTTCCCATCCAACCAGCTACCAGAGAAATCCCAGC GCTGGAACACGTTGTTTTATCTATGGGGTGTTTTCCGGGGAAGAAGTGTTAGTGGTTTAGATCAAGATTCCGTTTTTTCACTGAAGTCAAGTACATCCACTTCGAATGTGGTGCTTCCAGAGAAAGACATTCCTCCTCCCGTTGTATCAACAACTAATAAGCTATCTCTTCCTAAATGTAACGGTGGGAATCTGCCTCCATGTGGTAAATCCTGCAAACTGAGTTCACCCTCTAGAATTCCTTCACTGACGAGTTCTCAAATCACACAATCATCCATGGCCGTGAACGGAATCTGCCGTGCAAAAGACTGTTCAGTTGATAACATGTGTACATGTTTGAAAGAAGTCTCGATTCGGGAAGACAGTGGACACGATTCCTGTAACTTGCATGGCTCTTTTACAAGCAGTGACTGGTCAAAGCAGCAAAAGAAATGTCCTCAAATCTCCCAG AATGAGGTTTGTGGTTCAGATGCCGTAGTGCCCATGGAGCTTCAGCATTATGTGAAAACGGGTGCCCATAGTTGTACCAAAGATGATAACATGTTGATGCAGCGGGATACCTCCCTGAACAGACAAGGTTCTTTGTCCCGTTCTTTGCTTGGAGGAATCAGGAATAGCAGGGAGCAAGAAATGCATGGCACAGGAAATGAAGTGAAGCTCGACAAGGtcttgaaggaagaagacagGCTCATGGACAGAGGTGCTGCATTAGAGGTAGAACCTATGGCTTTAGATGTGCTCAAGGATCTGCAGCATGAAAAGAAGCGGCGACATTCAGATCTTGTTGAGACAGCCTCACAAACTTCTTCTGGCACTAGTGCAACAGTGGCATGGAATAATGTTATTAGTGAAAATGTTAAAGTAGAGTGTGTGAATAAGAAGCAGAAGACTGATTGTAGTGAAATATACGAGGCTAGTAGGTCTATAGATGCAAATTTGGTAGATGGTTTTGCATCACAGAAAAGTGCGCAGGATTCCAATCTGGCAGTTGTGAAGAAGGTGCATGATGAAGTCTGTGATGAGTCAATCAATTTGGAAAACATTGGAACTGCTGAGAGGTTCTTCTTTCCTGTCGTTGCCAGTCATGCAAAGGACCTGACCTCAGGGGAGAGCTCCATGCCTTGGAAAACACTGCCGTCACCATTTCCGGCTCGATCTCATGATGGGGTACCAAATCTTGACCTTGCTTTGGGAGCAAAAGCAAAATCGTCAAACAAAGGACTTCTGCCCCTTTGGGTTGGTGTGGCAGACAAAAGCGATAGTCATCCAGAGGCGGTGGCTGCCCAGGAAGAGGACCCTGTTTCTGGTTCTCTTTCCTTGTcgctttctttccctttcccaGACAGTGACAAAGGATTTAAACCTGTTCCTGAGGCGGAGCAACTGTTGCCTGAATCCCATCATGTGAATACATCCTTGCTCCTTTTTGGGGACTTTTCAGATAAATAA
- the LOC115742732 gene encoding uncharacterized protein LOC115742732 isoform X1 translates to MAERKQRDVEELYSATDLIQQPEITPVLKGRCRMQGPGDEADTNSKENSVVNQVPSPDVQGFGGPSMSQKKVNTIAESGTCNVCSAPCTSCMHLNQVLMGSKRKEYSDETCLDGIASQYSANDCDVSRPFSGASEHSPQGTADETSHPQGFNSGYSCDDTKSKPASTDASGALEDVLTVRKLFDRAKLSEIYLPPKPWSSSVEINTVNEDSKPVEGQDDNISCVSSGNDLNSRVNNDDSYLDRKVAPASSVSSGNLYPEGTRVSIQGAGSERDDHEIPLGDVKSLNEDNQVKKLTETLETPDVPGPSPRPLPEDESEGSDILEQDVKVCDICGDAGREDLLAICSRCSDGAEHTYCMREMLQKVPESDWVCEECKSADETENQKPGIEGKTSSRVTSASQVPDKSFGENIEVSPTVKGPGSSKLCGSTRRVTSSRDSCFKNIDKGKAKLARQMSCMNSVQDFPEGARSPLPSNLQSKGTLLKSKSFNAFISKPKVKVIDEGMIQKHKGIRENASFISKEGPTKPISKSMSFKHANPGRSVAVDAKVKMLPTKLTHAQNPKGSKNLKEGSVFDRTSLRKLDRNSSSLTRDSCTPSTPNSDHKLTSCGEPLQGTLLSNNRDPKLEQSDVKSAILVKTAEYKSNQLDQKEEPLTSSSRTVEKHCIEGHGLRQDGLSRSKGLTNHTDKARDCTVSRPKQPVISGSRSIFCQKCKEVGHDTESCPCSSLQVGMDVSMTRSTKEEMYNSSKIKTPITSAMLKKPGIYRRNKGPEKSEDLSVSNPTHVDPLSFPDVSRKVMSADGPCEGQAIRQSCTSDSRLQMIGNNAMQLTGPQIGATSLKGANLDFTRDSEGSSSSKFPCASFLQSAICRISVIPEHECIWKGSFEVCRGSQQPDFCGGLQAHLSTLASPRVLEMVKKFSNKILLSEVPRMCTWPTQFYDCGAQDDNIALYFFAEDPESYERSYKGLLEKMIKSDLALKGNFDGVELLIFPSNQLPEKSQRWNTLFYLWGVFRGRSVSGLDQDSVFSLKSSTSTSNVVLPEKDIPPPVVSTTNKLSLPKCNGGNLPPCGKSCKLSSPSRIPSLTSSQITQSSMAVNGICRAKDCSVDNMCTCLKEVSIREDSGHDSCNLHGSFTSSDWSKQQKKCPQISQNEVCGSDAVVPMELQHYVKTGAHSCTKDDNMLMQRDTSLNRQGSLSRSLLGGIRNSREQEMHGTGNEVKLDKVLKEEDRLMDRGAALEVEPMALDVLKDLQHEKKRRHSDLVETASQTSSGTSATVAWNNVISENVKVECVNKKQKTDCSEIYEASRSIDANLVDGFASQKSAQDSNLAVVKKVHDEVCDESINLENIGTAERFFFPVVASHAKDLTSGESSMPWKTLPSPFPARSHDGVPNLDLALGAKAKSSNKGLLPLWVGVADKSDSHPEAVAAQEEDPVSGSLSLSLSFPFPDSDKGFKPVPEAEQLLPESHHVNTSLLLFGDFSDK, encoded by the exons ATGGCAGAGCGGAAGCAGCGGGATGTGGAGGAGCTCTATAGCGCCACGGACCTGATTCAGCAACCTGAG ATCACACCAGTGTTGAAAGGGCGCTGTCGCATGCAAGGGCCTGGGGACGAGGCCGACACTAATTCTAAAGAGAATTCGGTGGTTAATCAG GTACCATCTCCAGATGTCCAAGGATTTGGTGGGCCTTCCATGAGTCAGAAGAAAGTCAATACTATAGCAGAGTCTGGTACCTGTAATGTGTGCTCTGCTCCTTGCACATCTTGTATGCATCTTAATCAAGTCCTTATGGGATCCAAAAGGAAGGAATATTCTGATGAAACCTGTCTCGATGGCATAGCCAGCCAGTATTCTGCTAATGACTGTGATGTTTCACGGCCTTTTAGTGGCGCATCAGAACACAGCCCACAAGGCACTGCTGATGAAACAAGTCATCCACAGGGGTTCAATTCTGGGTATTCTTGTGATGATACTAAAAGCAAACCTGCTTCAACTGATGCTTCTGGCGCTTTAGAAGATGTTTTGACAGTACGCAAGTTATTTGACAGGGCAAAGCTTTCTGAAATTTATCTGCCTCCTAAACCATGGTCTAGTTCCGTTGAGATAAATACTGTAAACGAGGATTCCAAGCCAGTGGAAGGCCAAGATGATAATATATCCTGTGTTAGCAGCGGCAACGATCTAAACTCCAGGGTTAATAATGATGATTCCTATCTAGACAGAAAAGTTGCTCCCGCTAGTTCGGTTTCAAGTGGCAATTTGTATCCAGAAGGAACTAGAGTATCAATTCAAGGAGCTGGAAGTGAAAGAGATGATCATGAAATTCCATTAGGAGATGTAAAATCTCTTAATGAAGATAACCAGGTCAAAAAGTTAACTGAAACACTTGAGACCCCTGATGTGCCGGGCCCTTCACCACGACCTCTGCCTGAGGATGAGAGTGAAGGATCGGATATTCTGGAGCAGGAT GTCAAAGTTTGCGATATCTGCGGGGATGCAGGTCGGGAGGATCTACTTGCTATATGTAGTAGGTGTAGTGATGGTGCAGAACACAC CTATTGCATGCGAGAAATGCTTCAAAAGGTCCCAGAAAGTGACTGGGTGTGTGAAGAATGCAAGTCAGCTGATGAGACTGAAAACCAGAAGCCAG GTATTGAGGGGAAAACATCGTCTAGAGTCACTTCTGCTTCACAAGTCCCTGATAAAAGTTTTGGTGAAAATATTGAAGTCTCTCCAACTGTTAAAGGACCAGGATCATCAAAGTTGTGTGGCTCTACTAGAAGAGTCACATCATCGCGCGATTCTTGCTTCAAGAATATTGACAAGGGAAAAGCGAAGCTAGCTCGTCAAATGTCATGCATGAATTCTGTTCAAGACTTCCCAGAGGGTGCACGCTCCCCCCTGCCTTCCAACCTTCAATCGAAAG gtACTTTATTGAAGTCCAAATCATTTAATGCCTTCATTTCGAAGCCAAAAGTTAAAGTAATCGACGAAGGAATGATTCAGAAGCACAAAGGCATAAGGGAGAATGCTTCATTCATTTCAAAGGAAGGGCCTACCAAACCAATAAGCAAATCAATGTCATTCAAACACGCAAATCCAGGCCGCTCAGTTGCTGTTGATGCCAAAGTTAAAATGCTTCCAACTAAACTCACTCATGCTCAGAACCCAAAAGGATCTAAGAATCTCAAAGAAGGGAGCGTGTTTGACAGGACGAGTTTACGTAAGTTAGACCGGAATTCCTCAAGTCTAACAAGGGACAGTTGTACTCCCTCTACACCTAATTCTGATCACAAGCTTACATCTTGTGGGGAACCTTTACAAGGCACACTTCTGAGCAATAACCGAGATCCAAAGCTTGAACAGTCTGATGTTAAATCGGCTATTTTGGTTAAGACTGCTG AGTACAAGTCAAATCAGCTTGATCAGAAGGAAGAACCCTTGACTAGTTCTTCTCGGACTGTCGAGAAACATTGTATTGAAGGCCATGGGCTTCGACAAGATGGGTTATCTCGCTCAAAGGGCTTGACAAATCACACCGACAAAGCCCGGGATTGTACTGTTAGTCGCCCGAAGCAGCCAGTTATAAGTGGCTCAAGAAGCATTTTCTGTCAAAAATGTAAAGAAGTTGGTCATGATACAGAGTCTTGCCCTTGTAGTAGCTTGCAGGTTGGAATGGACGTTTCAATGACCAGAAGCACGAAAGAGGAGATGTACAACAGTAGTAAGATTAAAACTCCCATAACATCTGCTATGCTGAAAAAGCCTGGAATATATAGAAGAAACAAAGGACCTGAGAAATCTGAGGATTTGTCTGTGTCTAACCCCACCCACGTGGATCCCTTATCATTTCCAGACGTCTCTAGGAAAGTTATGTCTGCTGACGGGCCATGTGAAGGGCAGGCAATTCGTCAAAGCTGTACTTCTGATTCCCGCTTGCAGATGATTGGCAATAATGCGATGCAGCTGACTGGGCCACAAATAGGAGCTACTTCCTTAAAAGGAGCGAATTTAGATTTTACTAGGGACTCTGAGGGGAGTTCTTCAAGCAAATTTCCTTGTGCTTCGTTTCTGCAGTCTGCTATTTGCAGGATATCAGTTATTCCAGAGCATGAGTGTATCTGGAA AGGGAGTTTTGAGGTGTGCAGAGGCAGTCAGCAGCCAGATTTTTGTGGAGGACTTCAAGCACATCTGTCTACTTTGGCTTCACCTAGGGTTCTTGAAATGGTGAAGAAGttctcaaataaaattttattgagCGAAGTACCTCGAATGTGTACCTGGCCAACCCAATTTTATGATTGTGGTGCTCAAGATGATAATATTGCGCTTTACTTTTTTGCTGAGGATCCTGAGAG TTATGAGAGGAGCTACAAAGGTCTTTTGGAGAAGATGATCAAGAGTGATTTAGCTTTGAAAGGAAATTTTGATGGTGTTGAACTGCTGATTTTCCCATCCAACCAGCTACCAGAGAAATCCCAGC GCTGGAACACGTTGTTTTATCTATGGGGTGTTTTCCGGGGAAGAAGTGTTAGTGGTTTAGATCAAGATTCCGTTTTTTCACTGAAGTCAAGTACATCCACTTCGAATGTGGTGCTTCCAGAGAAAGACATTCCTCCTCCCGTTGTATCAACAACTAATAAGCTATCTCTTCCTAAATGTAACGGTGGGAATCTGCCTCCATGTGGTAAATCCTGCAAACTGAGTTCACCCTCTAGAATTCCTTCACTGACGAGTTCTCAAATCACACAATCATCCATGGCCGTGAACGGAATCTGCCGTGCAAAAGACTGTTCAGTTGATAACATGTGTACATGTTTGAAAGAAGTCTCGATTCGGGAAGACAGTGGACACGATTCCTGTAACTTGCATGGCTCTTTTACAAGCAGTGACTGGTCAAAGCAGCAAAAGAAATGTCCTCAAATCTCCCAG AATGAGGTTTGTGGTTCAGATGCCGTAGTGCCCATGGAGCTTCAGCATTATGTGAAAACGGGTGCCCATAGTTGTACCAAAGATGATAACATGTTGATGCAGCGGGATACCTCCCTGAACAGACAAGGTTCTTTGTCCCGTTCTTTGCTTGGAGGAATCAGGAATAGCAGGGAGCAAGAAATGCATGGCACAGGAAATGAAGTGAAGCTCGACAAGGtcttgaaggaagaagacagGCTCATGGACAGAGGTGCTGCATTAGAGGTAGAACCTATGGCTTTAGATGTGCTCAAGGATCTGCAGCATGAAAAGAAGCGGCGACATTCAGATCTTGTTGAGACAGCCTCACAAACTTCTTCTGGCACTAGTGCAACAGTGGCATGGAATAATGTTATTAGTGAAAATGTTAAAGTAGAGTGTGTGAATAAGAAGCAGAAGACTGATTGTAGTGAAATATACGAGGCTAGTAGGTCTATAGATGCAAATTTGGTAGATGGTTTTGCATCACAGAAAAGTGCGCAGGATTCCAATCTGGCAGTTGTGAAGAAGGTGCATGATGAAGTCTGTGATGAGTCAATCAATTTGGAAAACATTGGAACTGCTGAGAGGTTCTTCTTTCCTGTCGTTGCCAGTCATGCAAAGGACCTGACCTCAGGGGAGAGCTCCATGCCTTGGAAAACACTGCCGTCACCATTTCCGGCTCGATCTCATGATGGGGTACCAAATCTTGACCTTGCTTTGGGAGCAAAAGCAAAATCGTCAAACAAAGGACTTCTGCCCCTTTGGGTTGGTGTGGCAGACAAAAGCGATAGTCATCCAGAGGCGGTGGCTGCCCAGGAAGAGGACCCTGTTTCTGGTTCTCTTTCCTTGTcgctttctttccctttcccaGACAGTGACAAAGGATTTAAACCTGTTCCTGAGGCGGAGCAACTGTTGCCTGAATCCCATCATGTGAATACATCCTTGCTCCTTTTTGGGGACTTTTCAGATAAATAA